A genomic region of Brevibacillus sp. JNUCC-41 contains the following coding sequences:
- a CDS encoding YxeA family protein, translating into MKKFLMVVGILFILGAAGVIALTKIDFNRMNADNYYLQITEDGVQHETKLDDGSVMTYYSYKLDAKNADGETIPLEFTAQKNLRKDAYLKMYVKNGDEVSSYDEVKFEDIPKKAQTK; encoded by the coding sequence GTGAAGAAATTTCTTATGGTAGTTGGCATTTTGTTTATACTTGGAGCAGCAGGAGTCATCGCGCTTACTAAAATCGACTTCAACCGCATGAATGCGGACAATTATTATTTGCAAATTACAGAGGATGGGGTACAACATGAAACCAAACTGGATGATGGTTCGGTGATGACGTACTATTCTTATAAACTTGACGCCAAAAATGCAGATGGTGAAACGATTCCGCTTGAATTCACGGCACAAAAAAATCTTCGGAAAGATGCTTACTTAAAGATGTACGTGAAAAATGGTGATGAAGTTTCGTCATATGATGAAGTGAAATTCGAAGACATTCCAAAAAAGGCACAAACAAAATAA
- a CDS encoding hydroxymethylglutaryl-CoA lyase: protein MKNEQMIVPDEVNIWEVLPRDGFQMEDKWIPTEEKIRIIRGLANTGIKHIEVTSFVHPRAIPQLKDAEEVVKRVQDLDGVKFRALVPNLRGAERAINAGMKKIKILLSATDSHSLSNSNCMVKEAQMDHLPIVELAGKYGVEVGGSIAVAFGCPYEGKVPLEKIVSILEGYKDMGVNEVSLADTAGMGNPKQVSEMLSIIRELFPSFKITLHLHNTRGMAFANAVAALQQGVTDFDSSTTGLGGCPYAPNAAGNIPTEDIVHGFHEMGIRTAINLDSLLEVASNIKSTMGHDGGSFILKAGPNDRLHSKPKGQKKLG, encoded by the coding sequence ATGAAAAATGAACAAATGATCGTACCTGATGAAGTGAATATATGGGAAGTTCTCCCGCGAGATGGTTTTCAAATGGAAGACAAATGGATACCGACAGAAGAAAAGATTCGCATTATCCGTGGTCTGGCAAATACAGGAATCAAACATATTGAAGTTACATCTTTTGTGCATCCTCGAGCAATACCTCAATTAAAAGATGCTGAAGAGGTGGTAAAGCGGGTTCAAGACTTAGATGGAGTGAAGTTCCGAGCGCTGGTTCCCAACTTGCGCGGAGCGGAACGAGCCATTAATGCAGGAATGAAAAAAATAAAGATATTATTATCTGCCACGGATTCACATAGCCTATCCAATTCCAACTGTATGGTTAAAGAAGCACAAATGGATCACCTGCCGATTGTAGAACTGGCTGGAAAATATGGTGTAGAAGTAGGAGGTTCAATTGCGGTAGCATTTGGCTGTCCATATGAAGGTAAGGTACCTCTGGAAAAGATAGTATCCATTCTTGAAGGATACAAAGATATGGGGGTTAACGAAGTTTCTTTGGCAGATACGGCTGGAATGGGAAACCCAAAGCAAGTATCCGAAATGTTAAGTATCATTAGAGAATTATTCCCTAGTTTCAAGATCACTTTACATTTACACAATACAAGAGGAATGGCATTTGCCAATGCAGTGGCAGCCTTGCAGCAAGGGGTCACTGATTTTGATAGTTCCACCACTGGATTGGGAGGATGCCCTTATGCCCCTAACGCTGCAGGAAATATTCCCACAGAAGATATCGTACATGGCTTTCATGAAATGGGAATCCGGACAGCCATTAATCTTGACTCATTACTCGAGGTCGCCAGCAATATCAAAAGTACAATGGGGCACGATGGTGGAAGCTTTATTCTTAAGGCAGGGCCGAACGACAGGCTGCATTCTAAACCAAAGGGTCAAAAAAAGCTTGGTTGA
- a CDS encoding ABC transporter permease, giving the protein MTLFSLARKNIARNLSQYFIYIASMVFSIIIYFTFVTLKYSDTVAEQTASSQKLDSLMSGAAVILIFFVAIFIAYSNSFFMKRRKKEVALYALLGVRNRQIGFMLFFENLLLGLVSLVVGILLGFLCSKGFMTILIYLMGYDVMAPFTFSGSAALNTSIVFLMIFLVTSFQGYRLIYQFKLIDLFHASKKGEAAPKPSMIVAFLGIFLIVMGYWLAMQDIFTSKVWEKVGFLMTALIILTTVIAGTFLLFHSVTGFVLAMIKKNEKWLWKGLHLMTISQLLYRIRGNARTLTVIAVLSATTVTAGGAVYGLYYNANDQVMTVDPNTFMYQQTDAKSDHQVSDVLPNTKYDENVEALSVTFNTKELNNGSAFDSSDKRIYTIIDERTYNKLAEVQGKEALHVSNEKAVILDIGYDKRFSPEYKDKTIRTENNTAITFQSFKTQTVLNAGTAGIAVVVSNEQFKLLQKEGEALKYRVIGVDQASTDLSEKIATKVPEEALFSSAPQDFQTSIESVGSLLFIGSFLGLVFLAATGSIIYFKVLTEAEEDKTQYNMLHKLGVNAKEMRKSIASQVLVIFFVPLAVGLLHSAVALKAFSGLLMMNLAKPVMIWMVAYTVIYGMYYILTAASYNRIIIQNNKTEG; this is encoded by the coding sequence ATGACGTTATTTAGTCTGGCGAGGAAAAATATTGCCCGGAACCTCTCCCAATATTTTATATATATCGCATCCATGGTATTTAGCATTATCATCTACTTCACATTTGTAACATTAAAATATAGCGATACAGTTGCAGAACAAACGGCTTCATCACAGAAATTAGATTCATTGATGAGTGGTGCGGCAGTCATCCTGATTTTCTTCGTTGCCATTTTTATTGCCTATTCCAATTCATTCTTTATGAAAAGGCGTAAAAAAGAAGTGGCATTATATGCATTGCTTGGCGTACGTAATCGTCAGATTGGTTTTATGCTCTTCTTTGAGAACCTATTGCTAGGTTTGGTTTCATTGGTTGTGGGGATTTTACTTGGATTTCTTTGTTCAAAAGGGTTCATGACGATTTTGATCTATTTAATGGGCTATGATGTCATGGCACCATTTACATTTTCGGGATCTGCAGCTTTGAACACCTCTATCGTATTTCTTATGATTTTCTTGGTGACATCATTCCAGGGCTATCGTTTGATCTATCAATTTAAACTAATTGATCTCTTCCATGCATCGAAAAAGGGGGAAGCTGCACCGAAGCCATCGATGATTGTAGCCTTTCTGGGAATTTTCCTGATTGTCATGGGCTATTGGTTGGCGATGCAAGATATTTTTACTTCTAAAGTATGGGAAAAGGTCGGCTTTTTAATGACGGCACTCATTATTTTGACAACGGTTATTGCCGGTACGTTTTTATTGTTTCATAGCGTGACGGGCTTTGTTTTGGCCATGATCAAGAAAAATGAAAAATGGCTATGGAAAGGCCTGCATCTGATGACGATTTCGCAACTACTATATCGCATACGGGGGAATGCACGTACATTGACCGTAATTGCGGTGTTAAGTGCTACAACGGTAACGGCTGGCGGTGCGGTTTATGGTCTTTATTATAACGCGAATGACCAAGTTATGACCGTTGATCCGAATACCTTCATGTATCAGCAAACGGATGCAAAAAGCGATCATCAAGTCAGCGATGTATTGCCAAATACAAAGTATGATGAAAATGTCGAAGCACTATCTGTCACATTTAATACGAAAGAATTGAATAATGGATCGGCATTCGATAGCTCGGATAAAAGGATTTACACGATAATCGATGAAAGAACATATAACAAATTAGCAGAAGTGCAAGGCAAGGAAGCACTGCATGTGAGTAATGAAAAAGCAGTCATTTTAGATATTGGATATGACAAAAGATTCTCACCTGAATACAAGGACAAGACCATCAGGACAGAAAACAACACGGCAATCACATTCCAAAGCTTTAAAACACAAACCGTTTTAAATGCCGGAACAGCAGGCATTGCAGTGGTCGTATCGAATGAGCAATTTAAATTATTGCAAAAAGAAGGGGAAGCGCTAAAATATCGTGTCATCGGTGTTGATCAAGCTTCCACGGATTTATCGGAAAAAATTGCAACAAAAGTGCCTGAAGAAGCGCTATTTTCCAGTGCCCCTCAAGATTTCCAAACAAGCATCGAAAGTGTCGGCTCATTGCTCTTTATCGGAAGTTTTCTTGGTCTGGTTTTTTTAGCAGCAACAGGCAGTATCATTTACTTTAAAGTTCTAACGGAAGCAGAGGAAGATAAAACACAATACAATATGCTTCATAAATTGGGCGTTAACGCAAAAGAAATGCGGAAATCCATTGCCTCACAAGTGCTTGTAATCTTTTTCGTTCCACTGGCAGTGGGGTTATTACACAGTGCGGTTGCTTTAAAAGCCTTCTCGGGCTTATTGATGATGAATCTAGCAAAACCTGTGATGATCTGGATGGTCGCTTATACGGTTATTTACGGAATGTATTATATCTTAACGGCAGCTTCCTACAATCGTATTATCATACAAAATAATAAAACAGAAGGATGA
- a CDS encoding alpha/beta hydrolase, which produces MIIPIIFVLIMGNFTPVLNTFMIKQLFEADSFASPKNIEIIKEQVHVEKDLTYDKHGMDNSILDIYYPKNMNKPLPVIMWIHGGAFVSGSKEQTKEYGMALANEGYVVANINYAIAPGQKYPGPILQANQALKYLQENIAKYGGDMNTLFIGGDSAGAQIASQTVALITNEALAKSMDIQPSIDKEQLKGALLYCGIYNMDEMGTQSSPVIKKGIDSVFWAYTGQKDYKAFARLNEMSTVKHITSYYPPTFLTVGDADPLAPQSAELIDVLEKQGVEIESVLFDGTNTDLGHEYQFDFTIPHAEQTFEQTIQFLKEHSE; this is translated from the coding sequence ATGATCATTCCAATTATCTTTGTATTAATAATGGGGAATTTCACACCGGTACTTAATACCTTTATGATCAAGCAGCTTTTCGAAGCTGATTCTTTTGCATCTCCTAAAAACATTGAGATAATTAAGGAACAGGTTCATGTCGAAAAAGATTTAACTTATGATAAGCATGGAATGGATAATAGTATTTTAGATATCTATTATCCCAAAAATATGAATAAACCACTCCCCGTTATCATGTGGATACACGGAGGTGCGTTTGTATCAGGCAGTAAAGAACAAACAAAAGAATATGGAATGGCATTAGCCAATGAGGGATATGTCGTGGCAAATATAAACTATGCGATTGCACCAGGACAAAAATATCCCGGTCCAATTCTGCAAGCCAACCAAGCCCTCAAGTATTTACAGGAGAATATCGCAAAATACGGTGGTGATATGAATACTCTATTTATCGGGGGGGACTCAGCTGGTGCGCAAATCGCTAGTCAAACCGTTGCGTTAATAACGAATGAAGCACTGGCAAAGTCAATGGATATTCAACCTTCAATTGATAAAGAACAGTTAAAAGGTGCACTTTTATATTGTGGGATTTATAACATGGACGAAATGGGTACTCAGTCTTCTCCGGTGATAAAAAAGGGGATCGACTCGGTGTTTTGGGCATATACAGGGCAAAAGGATTATAAAGCTTTCGCTAGACTGAATGAGATGTCTACAGTTAAACATATAACATCATATTACCCTCCTACCTTTTTGACAGTTGGAGATGCGGATCCACTAGCACCACAATCAGCAGAACTTATAGACGTTCTTGAAAAACAAGGAGTGGAAATAGAAAGTGTTCTATTTGATGGAACAAATACGGACTTAGGTCATGAATACCAATTTGATTTTACCATCCCGCATGCTGAACAAACTTTTGAGCAAACCATTCAATTCTTAAAGGAACATAGTGAATGA
- a CDS encoding thioesterase II family protein yields MEGLKKTIFCFPYAGGSASFYREWKFDDDVIEVVPLEYPGHGSKYSEPLCDHMADLTDKLMKEMETKHQMHTLGSISLFGHSMGAIVAYEIAAKLEERHAKKVEHIFISSKSSPNYKVDQIDCSNAKRLKQSLEKIGGTNKELLETEDFMNIFLPIIQSDLNVLANYHHEMKRNKKVGNKAVLLLGSDDSVTKESIESWNEYIEHIEGLHILKGDHFYLKQNQDIVLKIIQEYLLRSRCEILI; encoded by the coding sequence ATGGAAGGGCTGAAGAAGACAATTTTTTGTTTCCCTTATGCAGGGGGAAGTGCATCTTTTTATAGGGAATGGAAATTTGATGATGATGTGATAGAGGTAGTCCCGCTGGAATACCCAGGACATGGCAGTAAATATAGTGAACCATTGTGTGACCATATGGCGGATTTGACGGATAAATTAATGAAAGAAATGGAAACGAAGCATCAAATGCATACACTGGGAAGCATATCTTTGTTTGGACATAGCATGGGTGCGATCGTTGCCTATGAAATTGCGGCAAAATTAGAAGAGAGACATGCTAAAAAAGTAGAGCATATATTCATTTCAAGTAAATCGTCTCCAAATTATAAAGTAGATCAAATCGATTGCTCTAATGCAAAACGTTTAAAGCAATCGCTTGAAAAAATCGGGGGAACCAACAAGGAACTCCTGGAAACCGAAGATTTCATGAATATATTCCTTCCGATAATCCAGTCGGACTTGAATGTTTTAGCCAACTATCACCATGAAATGAAGCGCAATAAAAAGGTGGGAAATAAAGCCGTTTTGCTTTTGGGCTCGGATGATTCCGTGACGAAGGAGAGTATCGAAAGCTGGAATGAATATATTGAACATATTGAAGGATTGCATATATTAAAGGGTGATCATTTCTATTTAAAGCAAAACCAAGATATTGTATTAAAAATCATTCAAGAGTATTTACTAAGAAGTCGTTGTGAAATTCTGATTTAG
- a CDS encoding DUF3817 domain-containing protein produces the protein MFSTAIGWFRFITIIEGISYVLLLAIGMPIKYILDIGEATLILGSIHGFLFVVFGLLLLYVSVISKWSFLKMAMIFIVSFIPFGNFVIDRRLLKQS, from the coding sequence ATGTTTTCTACAGCTATTGGATGGTTTCGGTTTATTACAATAATTGAGGGAATCTCATATGTTCTATTGCTTGCCATTGGCATGCCCATTAAGTACATATTGGATATTGGGGAAGCAACACTCATTTTAGGCAGCATCCATGGTTTCTTATTTGTCGTGTTTGGGCTTTTATTACTTTATGTGAGCGTCATATCAAAATGGTCCTTTTTAAAAATGGCGATGATTTTCATCGTTTCATTCATCCCATTTGGGAATTTTGTAATCGACCGCCGGCTATTGAAGCAAAGTTAA
- a CDS encoding C45 family autoproteolytic acyltransferase/hydolase, whose translation MKQIYSNVIQFRGTHYEFGYMQGEELKDSLTVKNREDQWKIRQPRFTVEEEEVKKAITQFAPGVWEELLGLQEALKWPIDRVLQEFGGYRLDYVRSGCSIMTGDDYLIRNYDYHPKTYEGRYVLFQPTDQGYASIGPSQRGTGRMDGMNEKGLVIGYNFMNRKNPGDGFICCMIGRLIVESCANVQEAVAMLKEIPHRHSFTYVVYDKSGSTYIVETSPRNVEVRTSNACTNHFEIMKNENRNHLIDSRRRLEIIQDHEGRLSSAYDAYRLFNDTNQGVFSDLYSSWAGTIHTSAYLPNEMKAWIALGGNQEPTSIDFAKWLEGENVELERIRGVVDTDIPFVHMDEGANWFRD comes from the coding sequence GTGAAGCAAATATATAGTAATGTCATACAATTTCGGGGTACACATTATGAGTTTGGATACATGCAAGGGGAGGAATTAAAAGATTCACTAACGGTAAAAAATCGTGAAGATCAGTGGAAGATCAGGCAGCCGCGGTTTACGGTTGAGGAAGAAGAGGTCAAGAAAGCAATTACACAATTCGCCCCTGGAGTTTGGGAAGAATTACTGGGGTTGCAGGAAGCGTTGAAATGGCCAATTGACCGCGTACTGCAAGAGTTCGGTGGATACCGATTGGATTATGTTCGGTCGGGCTGCTCCATCATGACTGGCGATGATTATCTCATTCGCAATTATGATTACCACCCAAAGACCTATGAAGGACGCTATGTTTTATTCCAGCCAACCGATCAAGGGTATGCAAGCATCGGCCCGAGTCAGAGAGGGACAGGCCGGATGGATGGAATGAATGAAAAAGGTTTGGTGATAGGCTATAATTTCATGAATCGCAAGAACCCTGGTGATGGTTTCATTTGCTGCATGATTGGCAGATTGATTGTTGAATCTTGTGCAAACGTACAGGAAGCGGTCGCGATGTTGAAGGAAATCCCGCATCGTCATTCCTTCACTTACGTCGTCTATGATAAAAGCGGAAGTACCTATATCGTTGAAACCTCTCCGAGAAATGTAGAGGTGCGCACGTCAAATGCCTGTACAAATCACTTTGAAATCATGAAAAATGAGAACCGTAACCATCTTATCGATTCGAGGCGCCGATTGGAGATCATCCAAGATCATGAAGGGAGACTTTCATCTGCCTACGATGCTTACAGATTGTTTAATGATACCAATCAAGGTGTATTCTCGGATTTATATAGCAGCTGGGCGGGAACGATTCATACTTCCGCTTATTTACCTAACGAAATGAAAGCTTGGATTGCCTTGGGGGGGAACCAGGAGCCGACTTCAATAGATTTTGCGAAATGGCTCGAAGGGGAAAATGTTGAGCTAGAACGAATCAGAGGTGTGGTTGATACGGATATTCCCTTCGTGCATATGGATGAGGGAGCGAATTGGTTTCGGGATTGA
- a CDS encoding CitMHS family transporter, translating to MLSILGFMMIVVFMYLIMSKRLSALNALIIIPVIFALIGGFTDLGPMMMSGIETIAPTAIMVIFAILYFGILIDAGMFDPLVTRMVKISKGDPLKISVTTAVLSLLVGLDGDGTITYLIVVTALLPLYEKLGMNKLILACLPAMSMGIMNVLPWGGPTARVMSIFGYDAMELLGPIIPSIIAGALYVIGLGVFFGVRERKRLGVFGHYTETEGEIAVSMEDITDQSLKRPKLYWFNIILTLLLVFALVKAILPLPALFMIAFVIVIVVNYPNLKEQQRRVEAHAGNILTVTSLIFAAGIFAGILEGTEMVDAMASTLVHIIPDFLGPQLPVIVGLTSMPFTFVMANDPYYFGIIPIIAETASGFGIDKLEIAQASLLGQPLHLLSPLVGSVYVLIGLVGIEFREHIRFSLKYAVGSALVMIITAILFGTLSI from the coding sequence ATGTTATCCATATTAGGGTTCATGATGATTGTTGTTTTTATGTATTTAATTATGAGTAAGCGATTGAGTGCACTTAATGCCCTGATTATCATTCCGGTCATTTTTGCTCTGATAGGCGGATTCACTGATTTAGGACCTATGATGATGAGTGGGATTGAAACAATTGCACCAACCGCGATAATGGTGATATTCGCCATTTTATATTTTGGAATATTAATAGATGCAGGCATGTTTGATCCTTTGGTAACAAGAATGGTGAAGATATCAAAAGGGGATCCATTAAAGATTTCCGTTACTACTGCAGTATTATCTTTATTGGTAGGATTGGACGGGGATGGAACGATCACGTATCTTATTGTCGTTACAGCATTATTGCCATTATACGAGAAGTTAGGGATGAATAAGTTAATACTTGCTTGTCTCCCAGCAATGTCAATGGGAATCATGAATGTACTTCCTTGGGGGGGACCAACTGCAAGGGTAATGTCCATCTTTGGATACGACGCTATGGAACTCCTGGGACCAATTATCCCATCTATCATCGCTGGGGCATTATATGTCATTGGGCTAGGCGTGTTTTTTGGTGTTAGGGAACGCAAAAGGTTAGGTGTATTTGGTCATTATACAGAAACAGAAGGTGAAATAGCCGTATCAATGGAGGACATTACGGACCAATCATTAAAAAGACCCAAATTGTATTGGTTCAACATCATTCTTACACTATTATTGGTTTTTGCCCTAGTTAAAGCAATTTTACCATTACCTGCTCTATTTATGATCGCATTTGTCATAGTCATAGTTGTAAACTATCCGAATTTAAAAGAGCAACAGAGAAGAGTTGAAGCGCATGCAGGAAACATTCTAACTGTCACTTCCTTGATCTTTGCTGCGGGTATTTTCGCAGGAATATTGGAGGGAACTGAAATGGTGGATGCCATGGCCTCAACTTTAGTGCATATTATACCAGACTTCCTAGGTCCACAATTGCCTGTAATTGTAGGATTGACCAGTATGCCATTTACGTTTGTGATGGCAAATGACCCTTATTATTTCGGTATTATTCCAATCATTGCTGAGACTGCTTCGGGATTCGGTATTGATAAACTGGAGATTGCACAGGCCTCTTTATTAGGGCAGCCATTACATTTATTAAGTCCATTGGTCGGGTCTGTATATGTATTGATTGGGCTTGTCGGCATAGAGTTTAGGGAGCATATTAGGTTTTCACTTAAATACGCTGTCGGATCAGCGTTGGTCATGATTATTACAGCTATCCTTTTCGGCACATTATCAATTTAG
- a CDS encoding CaiB/BaiF CoA transferase family protein translates to MDNPTNGPLTGIRVIDASTVIAAPFAATLLADLGAEVLKVELPDKGDPLRGLGPWKGSEPLRWPGLARNKQSITLDIRTIEGRELFKKLIGTADVLIENFRPGTMEKWGLGYEELKEVNPRLIMTRQSGYGQTGPYAEKAGFGTPSTAFSGYTHLQGFQDRHPVSPSFSLLDYISGIYIAFGTVSALLHRETSKAEKGQIVEMGLYEGMFRMMDFLIAEHDQLGKVRERAPMLHGHSSPSGTYQTKDGHWVVMVCSTQKTWERLAQAMGRSDLIENPDYITNKKRMNNDSFLQELVMTFMKSLNKQELLSKMDEFGVPISPILSIKDIFEDPHYQARENILEVDHPRLGTIKVPGIVPKFSETPGRIRHRAPELGEHNKQVFSEELGLSEEELTNLKAKGVI, encoded by the coding sequence ATGGATAATCCAACAAATGGACCTCTGACTGGAATTCGTGTTATCGATGCATCGACTGTGATTGCTGCTCCGTTTGCAGCTACCTTATTAGCGGACTTGGGAGCCGAAGTGTTAAAAGTGGAACTTCCGGATAAAGGGGATCCTTTAAGGGGGCTTGGACCGTGGAAGGGTTCTGAACCATTGAGGTGGCCAGGTCTTGCACGTAATAAGCAGTCTATAACTTTGGACATTCGCACTATTGAGGGGAGGGAGTTATTTAAAAAATTAATTGGCACTGCAGATGTACTGATAGAAAATTTCAGGCCTGGAACAATGGAGAAATGGGGACTGGGCTATGAAGAGCTGAAAGAAGTGAATCCCCGTCTCATTATGACTAGGCAATCGGGTTACGGGCAAACGGGACCATATGCAGAAAAGGCAGGGTTTGGGACGCCTAGTACCGCCTTTTCGGGATATACCCATTTACAGGGATTTCAGGACCGCCACCCAGTAAGTCCTTCATTTTCATTACTTGATTATATATCTGGCATTTATATTGCCTTTGGAACTGTAAGCGCTCTCCTTCATCGCGAAACTTCTAAAGCTGAAAAAGGTCAAATCGTTGAGATGGGACTATATGAAGGAATGTTCAGGATGATGGATTTCTTAATTGCTGAGCATGATCAGCTCGGTAAAGTACGTGAGAGAGCACCTATGCTTCATGGTCATTCAAGTCCTTCAGGTACTTACCAAACAAAAGACGGACATTGGGTTGTTATGGTATGCAGTACACAAAAAACATGGGAACGTCTGGCTCAAGCTATGGGACGGTCGGATTTGATAGAAAACCCTGATTATATAACGAATAAAAAACGAATGAATAACGATAGCTTCCTTCAAGAACTTGTTATGACCTTTATGAAATCATTAAATAAACAAGAGCTTTTGAGTAAAATGGATGAGTTTGGTGTTCCCATTTCACCAATATTAAGCATCAAGGACATCTTTGAAGATCCTCATTATCAAGCAAGGGAAAATATTTTGGAAGTTGATCATCCTCGATTAGGAACAATTAAAGTCCCCGGCATTGTACCTAAGTTTTCAGAAACACCGGGGCGTATCCGCCATCGTGCACCGGAGCTGGGAGAGCATAACAAACAAGTGTTCAGTGAAGAACTTGGTTTATCTGAAGAGGAATTAACGAATCTAAAAGCCAAAGGGGTCATCTAA
- a CDS encoding ABC transporter ATP-binding protein: MEPLLKVENIKKTYGKSSAAYTALENISFDIHEGEFVGIMGPSGAGKSTLLNMLATIDSPTEGKIFMNDTSIHDMKGADLTDFRRDNLGFIFQDYNLLDSLTVKENILLPLAIAKVPAKEITKLVNRIAKVFGIEALLAKYPYQISGGQKQRTAAARALVTEPALILADEPTGALDSKSATGLLESLSELNEKNNSTIMLVTHDAYAASFCRRIIFIKDGTLSTEIYRRGQSRKAFFQEIMDVLATIGGEVDDVI; this comes from the coding sequence ATGGAACCATTATTAAAAGTGGAAAATATAAAAAAAACATATGGTAAATCAAGCGCTGCCTACACAGCGTTGGAAAATATATCTTTTGACATTCATGAAGGGGAGTTTGTAGGGATCATGGGACCTTCTGGAGCGGGGAAATCGACGTTGCTCAATATGCTGGCAACCATTGATTCGCCGACTGAAGGGAAAATATTCATGAATGATACGAGCATTCACGATATGAAAGGGGCGGACTTAACGGATTTCAGACGTGATAATCTTGGTTTCATCTTCCAGGATTACAATTTGCTCGACTCATTGACTGTGAAGGAAAATATATTATTACCACTGGCTATTGCGAAAGTCCCAGCGAAAGAAATTACTAAATTGGTGAATCGTATTGCTAAAGTATTTGGGATTGAAGCTTTATTAGCTAAATATCCTTACCAAATCTCCGGTGGGCAAAAGCAAAGAACAGCTGCTGCAAGAGCGCTTGTGACAGAGCCTGCATTGATCCTGGCTGATGAGCCAACAGGTGCACTTGATTCAAAATCAGCAACAGGCCTTCTGGAAAGTTTAAGTGAACTAAATGAAAAAAATAATTCGACCATCATGTTGGTGACACATGATGCATATGCCGCAAGCTTCTGCCGGCGGATCATTTTCATCAAGGATGGAACGCTTTCTACAGAAATTTATCGCCGTGGCCAATCACGTAAAGCTTTCTTCCAAGAAATTATGGATGTCCTTGCAACAATTGGAGGTGAGGTAGATGACGTTATTTAG
- a CDS encoding IclR family transcriptional regulator: protein MDENESLKGSRTVQRSINIMNCFTLEEPELSLTEISNKIDLAKSTTSRLLDTLVQNGLLQKKFSNSKYQFGYKMYQFGRIAENTISFEITELAKPFMKKLRNEIGESVSLYMLENKERRCIARYGSNQSIRHVVSIGEALPLEKGSGGKALLAFQSPAFVESILKNLDSEALRISLSGELPIIQKESIAMSLDERGAGVNSVASPIFGKDQEVNFCLCVSGPSTRFTQAIIDSIKNEVKMNALKISECFNDQ from the coding sequence ATGGATGAAAATGAAAGTTTAAAAGGGTCAAGAACAGTTCAACGGTCAATTAATATAATGAACTGCTTTACTTTGGAAGAGCCAGAATTATCCTTAACGGAAATCTCGAATAAGATAGATTTGGCGAAATCAACAACTTCCAGACTATTGGATACACTAGTACAAAATGGTCTTCTGCAAAAAAAATTCTCCAATTCAAAATATCAGTTTGGCTATAAAATGTATCAGTTTGGTCGTATTGCAGAAAATACCATTTCATTTGAAATAACGGAACTTGCAAAACCATTCATGAAGAAGCTAAGAAATGAAATTGGAGAATCAGTAAGTTTATATATGCTTGAAAATAAAGAACGAAGGTGTATTGCACGATACGGAAGTAATCAATCAATCCGTCATGTAGTAAGTATCGGAGAGGCACTTCCATTGGAGAAAGGTTCAGGTGGGAAGGCATTATTGGCTTTTCAGTCTCCGGCGTTTGTTGAATCAATTCTAAAAAACTTAGATTCCGAAGCATTACGAATCAGTCTATCAGGCGAATTGCCAATTATTCAAAAGGAATCTATTGCTATGAGTTTAGACGAAAGAGGAGCCGGAGTTAATTCAGTTGCATCACCTATTTTTGGAAAGGATCAAGAAGTGAATTTTTGTCTGTGCGTATCTGGGCCAAGTACAAGATTTACGCAAGCTATAATCGATTCAATTAAAAATGAAGTGAAGATGAATGCTTTAAAGATTTCGGAATGTTTTAATGACCAATAA